The following coding sequences lie in one Micromonospora sp. R77 genomic window:
- the ligD gene encoding non-homologous end-joining DNA ligase, with translation MPADRFKVDVEGRSLELSNLDKVLYPEAGFTKGEVIDYYTRIAPVLLPHLTDRAVTRIRFPNGVTGGSFFEKNAPAATPAWVRTENLPAPGSSKGRETIDYVVADDLPTLVWLANLAALELHTPQWKIGAHPDLMVVDLDPGAPAALKQCCQVALLMRDRLARDGVSAYPKTSGKKGMQLCCPIAGTQDADDVSAYARRIAQELEQAHPKLIVSKMAKNLRPGKVFIDWSQNNAAKTTVAPYSLRAQSVPSVSTPLTWDEVEAGAAGKRPSTKPYTATEVLKRVEKSGDLLAPLLDAGPQLPTR, from the coding sequence ATGCCGGCTGACCGGTTCAAGGTGGACGTCGAGGGACGCTCCCTGGAGCTGTCCAACCTGGACAAGGTGCTCTATCCGGAGGCCGGGTTCACCAAGGGCGAGGTGATCGACTACTACACCCGGATCGCCCCGGTGCTGCTGCCGCACCTGACCGACCGGGCGGTCACCCGGATCCGCTTCCCCAACGGCGTCACCGGTGGCTCCTTCTTCGAGAAGAACGCCCCCGCCGCCACCCCCGCCTGGGTACGCACCGAGAACCTGCCCGCCCCCGGCTCCAGCAAGGGCCGGGAGACCATCGACTACGTGGTCGCCGACGACCTGCCCACCCTGGTCTGGCTGGCCAACCTCGCCGCCCTGGAACTGCACACCCCGCAGTGGAAGATCGGCGCGCACCCGGACCTGATGGTGGTCGACCTGGACCCGGGCGCGCCCGCCGCGCTGAAGCAGTGCTGCCAGGTGGCGCTGCTGATGCGCGACCGGCTCGCCCGTGACGGGGTCTCCGCCTACCCCAAGACGTCGGGGAAGAAGGGCATGCAGCTCTGCTGCCCGATCGCCGGCACGCAGGACGCCGACGACGTGTCCGCCTACGCCCGGCGCATCGCGCAGGAGTTGGAGCAGGCGCACCCGAAGCTGATCGTGTCGAAGATGGCGAAGAACCTGCGACCCGGGAAGGTCTTCATCGACTGGAGCCAGAACAACGCGGCGAAGACGACGGTGGCGCCGTACTCGCTGCGGGCCCAGTCGGTGCCGTCGGTGTCGACCCCGTTGACCTGGGACGAGGTGGAGGCGGGCGCGGCCGGGAAGCGGCCCTCGACGAAGCCGTACACGGCGACGGAGGTGCTGAAGCGGGTGGAGAAGTCCGGCGACCTGCTCGCCCCGCTGCTCGACGCCGGCCCGCAACTCCCGACGCGCTGA
- the ligD gene encoding non-homologous end-joining DNA ligase has product MPGAPMKPMLAMTGQLPAGAGWAYEFKWDGVRALADIVGHRQRLYARSGVDITVAYPELIPLAEQVDDALLDGEVVLFTDGQPSFTALAERMHVRNAAKAARLAASVPVTYMIFDLLRLRGRDLTGRPYRERRAALEALGLGAARWAVPPRFGDGPATYQAAGEHGLEGVMAKRVDSAYRPGVRSPDWVKVKLEVTADFVVGGWRPGARKIGGLLVGVPGPDGRLVYRGRVGGGIGAAIERELLRELEPLRTGASPFAGDVPREDARGAIWVTPQVVVEVKYGQQTPDGRLRFPRILRLRPDKPPEEVDDAG; this is encoded by the coding sequence GTGCCCGGCGCGCCGATGAAGCCGATGCTCGCGATGACCGGGCAGCTCCCGGCCGGTGCCGGCTGGGCGTACGAGTTCAAGTGGGACGGGGTCCGGGCGCTCGCCGACATCGTCGGTCACCGCCAGCGGTTGTACGCCCGTTCGGGCGTGGACATCACCGTCGCGTACCCGGAGTTGATCCCCCTCGCCGAGCAGGTCGACGACGCGCTGCTGGACGGCGAGGTGGTGCTCTTCACCGACGGCCAGCCCTCGTTCACGGCGCTCGCCGAGCGGATGCACGTCCGCAACGCGGCGAAGGCGGCCCGGCTGGCGGCGAGCGTGCCCGTCACGTACATGATCTTCGACCTGCTGCGGTTGCGCGGCCGGGACCTGACCGGGCGCCCCTACCGGGAGCGGCGGGCGGCCCTGGAGGCGCTCGGGTTGGGGGCCGCCCGGTGGGCGGTCCCGCCGCGCTTCGGCGACGGCCCGGCCACCTACCAGGCGGCCGGTGAACACGGCCTGGAAGGGGTGATGGCCAAGCGGGTCGACTCGGCCTACCGGCCCGGGGTGCGCTCGCCGGACTGGGTGAAGGTCAAGCTGGAGGTCACCGCCGACTTCGTGGTGGGCGGCTGGCGGCCCGGCGCGCGGAAGATCGGCGGCCTGCTGGTCGGGGTGCCCGGCCCGGACGGTCGGCTGGTCTACCGGGGGCGGGTCGGCGGCGGCATCGGCGCGGCCATCGAGCGGGAACTGCTGCGCGAGCTGGAACCGCTGCGTACCGGCGCGTCGCCGTTCGCCGGGGACGTGCCGCGCGAGGATGCCCGGGGGGCGATCTGGGTAACTCCGCAGGTGGTGGTGGAGGTGAAGTACGGCCAGCAGACCCCCGACGGCCGGCTGCGCTTCCCCCGGATCCTGCGGCTGCGTCCCGACAAGCCGCCCGAGGAGGTCGACGATGCCGGCTGA
- a CDS encoding PPOX class F420-dependent oxidoreductase produces MAILTEEDLALLAEPQLAHVATIEADGSPHVTPVWVDTDGEHIVFNTAKGRQKYVNIARNPIVAVSVVDKANDFRTLWVKGTAEFVTEGADEHIDRMAQKYLGQDTYPFRQPGEERVIVRITPTEKLGRG; encoded by the coding sequence ATGGCGATCCTCACCGAAGAAGACCTGGCCCTGCTCGCCGAGCCGCAGCTCGCCCACGTGGCGACGATCGAGGCCGACGGCTCCCCGCACGTCACCCCGGTCTGGGTGGACACCGACGGCGAGCACATCGTGTTCAACACGGCCAAGGGCCGGCAGAAGTACGTCAACATCGCCCGCAACCCGATCGTCGCGGTGTCCGTCGTCGACAAGGCGAACGACTTCCGCACCCTCTGGGTGAAGGGCACCGCCGAGTTCGTCACCGAGGGCGCGGACGAGCACATCGACCGGATGGCGCAGAAGTACCTCGGCCAGGACACCTACCCGTTCCGGCAGCCCGGCGAGGAGCGCGTCATCGTCCGGATCACCCCGACGGAGAAGCTCGGCCGGGGCTGA
- a CDS encoding PASTA domain-containing protein produces MTTDPPTQPWSTPSQPPVGPFPPTFAAPAPAAPRRKLGTGAIIGIVIGALFVGCCGLAGLGALFSDDDPKSTAAISASPTPVPAVPSLVPTTAAAPTTAAAPTTAAAPTTTPPAPPTPTTVVMPNLVGMNAAVAQDKLEKLGLTNVQLGSQDENDTFVILAANWTVTKQSHKKGSRVALDDVVVLTCTKQR; encoded by the coding sequence GTGACAACCGATCCCCCCACCCAGCCCTGGTCGACACCATCCCAGCCGCCGGTGGGCCCGTTCCCGCCCACGTTCGCTGCTCCGGCACCGGCCGCGCCCCGGCGCAAGCTCGGCACCGGCGCGATCATCGGCATCGTGATCGGCGCACTCTTCGTCGGCTGCTGCGGTCTCGCCGGCCTGGGTGCCCTGTTCTCGGACGATGATCCGAAGTCCACCGCCGCCATCTCGGCCAGCCCGACGCCGGTCCCGGCCGTCCCGTCGCTCGTCCCGACCACGGCCGCGGCTCCGACCACGGCCGCGGCTCCGACCACGGCCGCGGCACCGACCACCACCCCGCCGGCCCCGCCGACGCCCACCACCGTCGTCATGCCGAACCTCGTCGGGATGAACGCCGCCGTCGCGCAGGACAAGCTGGAGAAACTCGGCCTGACCAACGTCCAGCTCGGCAGCCAGGACGAGAACGACACCTTCGTGATCCTCGCGGCGAACTGGACGGTGACCAAGCAGTCCCACAAGAAGGGCAGCCGGGTGGCACTCGACGACGTCGTCGTGCTGACCTGCACCAAGCAGCGGTGA
- a CDS encoding Ku protein — protein sequence MRAIWKGAVSFGLVSIGVKVYSATEEKDIRFHQVHRSDGGRIRYKRTCSVCGEEVTYDDIAKGYDIGGGEMVILTDEDFADLPLTTSHAIDVLEFVPAEQVDPILYNKAYFLEPEGTATKPYVLLRDALADSERVAIVKVALRQREQLATLRVREGVLLLNTMLWPDEVRTPDFGFLDEDLKVRPPELAMASSLIDSMAGEFEPDAFTDDYRAALQEVIDAKVEGREVVQPEEEEAAPAAAVDLMAALKASVERARAARGEQPEGGAGEPTPISAARSAKQAAAAKKAPAKKAAEKKAPAKKTAEKKTAAKKAEPAKKTAAKKAPAKKAAEKKAAPRKTA from the coding sequence ATGCGGGCGATCTGGAAGGGAGCGGTCTCCTTCGGCCTGGTGTCGATCGGGGTGAAGGTCTATTCGGCCACCGAGGAGAAGGACATCCGGTTCCATCAGGTGCACCGCTCCGACGGCGGCCGCATCCGGTACAAGCGCACCTGCTCGGTCTGCGGCGAGGAGGTCACCTACGACGACATCGCCAAGGGGTACGACATCGGCGGCGGCGAGATGGTGATCCTGACCGACGAGGACTTCGCCGACCTGCCGCTGACCACCTCGCACGCGATCGACGTGCTGGAGTTCGTCCCGGCCGAGCAGGTCGACCCGATCCTCTACAACAAGGCGTACTTCCTGGAGCCGGAGGGCACGGCCACCAAGCCGTACGTGCTGCTGCGGGACGCGCTGGCCGACTCGGAGCGGGTGGCGATCGTCAAGGTGGCGCTGCGCCAGCGCGAACAGCTCGCCACTCTGCGCGTCCGCGAGGGGGTGCTGCTGCTCAACACGATGCTCTGGCCGGACGAGGTGCGTACCCCCGATTTCGGTTTCCTGGACGAGGACCTGAAGGTACGGCCGCCGGAGCTGGCGATGGCCAGCTCGCTGATCGACTCGATGGCCGGCGAGTTCGAGCCGGACGCCTTCACCGACGACTACCGGGCGGCGTTGCAGGAGGTCATCGACGCGAAGGTCGAGGGGCGTGAGGTGGTCCAGCCGGAGGAGGAAGAGGCCGCGCCGGCCGCCGCGGTGGACCTGATGGCGGCGTTGAAGGCGTCGGTGGAGCGGGCCCGGGCGGCCCGGGGCGAGCAGCCGGAGGGCGGGGCCGGCGAGCCGACCCCGATCTCGGCCGCGCGCTCGGCCAAGCAGGCGGCTGCCGCCAAGAAGGCACCCGCGAAGAAGGCGGCGGAGAAGAAGGCCCCCGCCAAGAAGACCGCCGAGAAGAAGACGGCCGCGAAGAAGGCGGAGCCGGCGAAGAAGACCGCCGCGAAGAAGGCGCCCGCCAAGAAGGCCGCCGAGAAGAAGGCCGCCCCGCGCAAGACCGCCTGA